The Tamandua tetradactyla isolate mTamTet1 chromosome 23, mTamTet1.pri, whole genome shotgun sequence genome includes a window with the following:
- the SMIM10L3 gene encoding salivary gland specific protein SAGSIN1: MAAALSGLAVRLSRSAAARSYGVFCKGLTRTLLIFFDLAWRLRINFPYLYIVASMMLNVRLQVHIEIH; encoded by the exons ATGGCGGCGGCTCTGTCGGGCCTGGCTGTCCGGCTCTCGCGCTCGGCCGCCGCCCGTTCCTATGGGGTTTTCTGCAAGGGGCTGACCCGCACGCTGCTCATCTTCTTCGACCTGGCCTGGCGGCTGCGCATCAACTTCCCCTACCTCTACATCGTGGCTTCCATGATGCTCAACGTCCGCCTGCAG GTTCATATTGAGATCCATTGA